Proteins encoded in a region of the Triticum dicoccoides isolate Atlit2015 ecotype Zavitan chromosome 3A, WEW_v2.0, whole genome shotgun sequence genome:
- the LOC119268734 gene encoding ABC transporter B family member 4-like isoform X2 yields the protein MGDEAMRDRGEEEETEGMERKDAGATKKVAFFGMFRYARRADVALMGVGTVAAMVNGMSEPLMTVLFAAVIESFGGSDDSAVLHRVSKVVVYYIYLGIGTALASFLQVSCWTMAGERQSARIRSLYLEAVLKQDVSFFDVEMTTGEAISRMSADTVLVQDALGEKVGKYAQLLTTFVGGFVIGFIRGWMLALVMLACIPPSILSFATVSRLRAQISARRQASYDDAGNVVEQSIRAIRTVVSFNGEKKAVALYNALIKKAYKATVLEGLVTGLGIGCIFCVVFCSYSLAFWYGAKLIISKGYTGGQVINVVFAILTGSMAIGNASPSISAIAEGQSAAHRLFEIINRKPKIDISDTSGIELDDIKGDVELNNVFFRYPARPEQLILNGLSLQVPSGTTMAIVGESGSGKSTLISLVERFYDPQAGEVLIDGINIKSLKLKWIRGKISLVSQEPLLFMTSIKDNITYGKEDATLEEIKRAAELANAANFIEKLPNAYETMVGQSGAQLSGGQKQRIAIARAILRSPKVLLLDEATSALDVESERVVQEALNRIMVGITTLIVAHRLSTVRNADCIAVVHQGKVVEQGAHDQLIKDPDGAYCQLIQLQQVHTEGMHEVPYSSGSRLKSRSLSLEQSMRDSPRNRRQHSVKPLGLSGSDDLHGSADTSRQEHKEFGDSEAPKKAPIGRLFNLNKPEAPILLLAVIAAFVHGLLFPLFSIMMSGGIRTFYYPAHKLRKDSTFWALLCLLLAIISLIAIQLEFFLFGMAGGKLVERVRAFSFQSIMHQEVAWFDDPSNSSGALGARLFIDALNIRRLVGDNLAILVQCTITLISGFAIAFASDWKLTLIVICVIPFLGLQNYIQVKFLNSFTEDAKVMYEDASQVVAEAVGSIRTVASFCAEKRVITMYSKKCQATMKQGIRSGMVGGLGFSFSNLMLYLTYALCFYVGALFVHDGKSTFKDVFRVYFALVFTAFGISQTSAMASDSTKAQESTTSILAVIDRRSKIDPTSDEGIKLEKVDGNIDFNHVSFKYPSRPDVQVFSDFTLGIPSGKTTALVGESGSGKSTVIALLERFYDPDSGTISLDGTELKNLTLSWLRDQMGLVSQEPVLFNDTIRANIAYGKRGEATEEEIITVAKAANAHEFISSLPQGYNTNVGERGTQLSGGQKQRVAIARAILKDPRVLLLDEATSALDAESERIVQDALDKVMVSRTTIVVAHRLSTIKGADTIAVIKDGSVAEKGKHESLMGIKGGVYASLVELHSKASAS from the exons ATGGGTGACGAGGCGATGAGAGacagaggagaggaggaagagacggAGGGGATGGAGAGGAAGGATGCGGGCGCGACCAAGAAGGTGGCCTTCTTCGGCATGTTCAGGTACGCCAGGCGCGCCGACGTTGCGCTGATGGGCGTGGGCACGGTGGCGGCAATGGTGAACGGCATGTCGGAGCCGCTCATGACGGTGCTCTTCGCCGCGGTCATCGAGTCCTTCGGCGGCAGCGACGACAGCGCCGTCCTCCACCGGGTCAGCAAG GTTGTTGTGTACTACATCTATTTGGGAATTGGGACGGCACTAGCTTCATTTCTCC AGGTGTCGTGCTGGACAATGGCTGGAGAAAGGCAGTCAGCACGCATCCGATCTCTCTACCTCGAAGCTGTTCTCAAGCAGGATGTTTCATTCTTTGATGTGGAGATGACAACTGGGGAAGCAATTTCTAGAATGTCTGCAGATACTGTACTGGTACAAGATGCTCTTGGAGAGAAG GTAGGCAAGTATGCACAGCTTTTGACAACCTTTGTTGGAGGTTTTGTCATCGGATTCATAAGAGGCTGGATGTTAGCTCTGGTTATGCTGGCATGCATACCACCAAGTATTCTCTCTTTTGCAACCGTCTCTCGACTACGTGCTCAAATATCTGCCAGGAGGCAAGCATCATATGACGACGCGGGCAATGTTGTCGAGCAGAGCATAAGAGCTATAAGAACG GTTGTCTCCTTCAATGGTGAGAAGAAAGCAGTTGCATTGTATAATGCTCTCATAAAAAAGGCGTACAAGGCTACTGTCTTGGAAGGGCTTGTCACTGGTCTTGGAATAGGCTGTATCTTTTGTGTTGTCTTCTGCAGTTACTCTCTAGCCTTTTGGTATGGCGCGAAGTTAATCATCAGCAAAGGATATACTGGAGGGCAGGTCATCAATGTTGTATTTGCAATTCTTACTGGATCAAT GGCTATAGGTAATGCATCACCATCGATTTCTGCTATTGCAGAAGGCCAATCTGCAGCACACAGGTTGTTTGAAATAATTAACAGAAAACCAAAGATTGACATCAGCGACACTTCTGGAATAGAATTAGATGATATCAAGGGCGACGTCGAACTGAACAATGTATTCTTTAGATACCCAGCAAGGCCTGAGCAATTGATACTTAATGGGTTGTCTCTACAAGTGCCTAGTGGTACTACCATGGCTATAGTTGGAGAGAGTGGAAGTGGAAAATCAACATTAATTAGTCTGGTAGAGAGATTCTACGACCCACAGGCTGGTGAAGTGCTGATAgatggaatcaacatcaagagttTGAAACTCAAGTGGATAAGAGGGAAGATCAGTCTTGTTAGTCAGGAACCATTACTTTTTATGACCTCCATCAAAGATAACATAACCTATGGTAAAGAGGATGCTACGCTTGAGGAGATCAAGAGAGCAGCTGAGCTGGCAAATGCAGCAAACTTCATCGAAAAGCTGCCTAAT GCATATGAGACAATGGTTGGTCAGAGTGGTGCTCAGCTTTCTGGAGGGCAGAAGCAACGGATTGCCATTGCAAGAGCGATCCTTAGAAGTCCAAAAGTCCTTCTGTTGGATGAAGCTACTAGTGCTTTGGATGTGGAGTCTGAGCGAGTAGTTCAAGAAGCACTAAATAGGATCATGGTAGGGATAACGACACTCATTGTTGCTCACCGTCTGAGTACAGTCAGGAATGCAGATTGCATAGCAGTGGTTCATCAAGGAAAGGTAGTTGAACAAG GTGCTCATGACCAGTTGATCAAGGATCCTGACGGAGCTTACTGTCAGCTTATTCAGTTACAACAGGTCCATACCGAAGGAATGCATGAGGTGCCATATTCATCAGGTTCAAGACTTAAAAGTAGAAGTTTATCTTTGGAACAATCTATGAGAGATTCTCCCAGGAATAGAAGACAGCACTCTGTAAAACCCCTTGGACTCTCTGGATCTGATGATTTGCACGGGTCTGCTGATACCAGCAGACAAGAGCACAAAGAATTTGGTGATAGTGAAGCTCCTAAGAAAGCACCAATTGGACGCCTTTTTAATCTTAATAAGCCAGAAGCACCAATTCTCCTATTAGCTGTTATAGCTGCTTTTGTGCATGGACTTCTTTTCCCATTATTCAGTATTATGATGTCTGGTGGTATAAGGACATTCTACTATCCAGCACACAAACTTCGAAAAGATTCTACATTTTGGGCATTGCTATGCCTTCTGTTGGCAATCATTTCTCTGATTGCAATCCAATTGGAATTTTTCTTATTTGGAATGGCCGGTGGGAAACTTGTAGAACGTGTCCGTGCTTTTTCTTTCCAGAGCATCATGCATCAAGAGGTTGCTTGGTTCGACGATCCTTCTAATTCCAG TGGTGCACTTGGTGCAAGGCTGTTTATTGATGCTTTGAACATCCGACGCCTTGTAGGAGATAACTTGGCCATACTAGTGCAGTGCACAATAACACTTATTTCTGGCTTCGCCATAGCATTTGCTTCTGACTGGAAGCTTACACTGATCGTCATATGTGTCATTCCTTTTCTGGGTTTACAGAATTATATTCAAGTAAAGTTCTTGAATAGTTTCACTGAAGATGCTAAG GTGATGTATGAAGATGCAAGTCAAGTTGTAGCCGAAGCAGTCGGCAGTATTCGAACTGTAGCATCTTTCTGCGCAGAGAAGAGAGTAATTACGATGTACAGCAAAAAATGCCAAGCTACAATGAAACAGGGAATTAGAAGTGGAATGGTTGGAGGCCTCGGATTCAGTTTCTCAAACTTAATGTTGTATCTCACATATGCTCTTTGTTTCTATGTTGGTGCATTGTTTGTACATGACGGCAAATCAACCTTTAAAGATGTTTTCAGA GTTTATTTTGCTTTGGTTTTCACAGCTTTTGGAATTTCCCAAACAAGtgcaatggcatcagattcaacaaaAGCTCAAGAGTCCACAACATCCATACTAGCTGTCatagacaggaggtccaaaattgaCCCAACTAGTGATGAAGGCATAAAGCTAGAGAAAGTTGATGGCAACATAGATTTCAACCATGTGAGCTTCAAGTACCCATCCCGCCCAGATGTTCAAGTATTCAGTGACTTTACTCTGGGCATTCCCTCCGGAAAG ACTACTGCACTTGTTGGAGAGAGTGGCAGTGGCAAGTCCACAGTAATTGCTTTGCTAGAGCGATTCTATGATCCAGACTCTGGCACAATCTCACTAGATGGAACAGAACTCAAAAACTTAACACTGAGTTGGTTAAGAGACCAGATGGGGCTGGTAAGCCAAGAACCAGTGCTTTTCAATGACACGATTCGTGCCAACATAGCATATGGAAAGCGCGGAGAAGCAACTGAAGAAGAGATTATCACTGTCGCCAAGGCGGCCAACGCTCATGAGTTCATATCGAGCTTGCCTCAGGGATACAACACCAACGTCGGTGAGAGGGGAACACAACTATCTGGTGGGCAAAAACAACGGGTAGCTATTGCAAGGGCAATCTTGAAGGACCCTAGAGTACTTCTGCTAGACGAGGCAACAAGTGCCCTGGACGCTGAATCAGAGCGTATTGTTCAAGATGCATTGGACAAGGTGATGGTAAGCAGGACCACCATTGTTGTAGCACACCGTCTGTCCACGATCAAAGGGGCAGATACAATCGCAGTCATCAAAGATGGTTCGGTTGCCGAGAAGGGGAAGCATGAATCGCTCATGGGCATCAAGGGTGGAGTCTATGCATCGCTGGTCGAGCTACACTCAAAGGCGTCAGCGTCATAA
- the LOC119268734 gene encoding ABC transporter B family member 9-like isoform X1, protein MGDEAMRDRGEEEETEGMERKDAGATKKVAFFGMFRYARRADVALMGVGTVAAMVNGMSEPLMTVLFAAVIESFGGSDDSAVLHRVSKVVVYYIYLGIGTALASFLQVSCWTMAGERQSARIRSLYLEAVLKQDVSFFDVEMTTGEAISRMSADTVLVQDALGEKVGKYAQLLTTFVGGFVIGFIRGWMLALVMLACIPPSILSFATVSRLRAQISARRQASYDDAGNVVEQSIRAIRTVVSFNGEKKAVALYNALIKKAYKATVLEGLVTGLGIGCIFCVVFCSYSLAFWYGAKLIISKGYTGGQVINVVFAILTGSMAIGNASPSISAIAEGQSAAHRLFEIINRKPKIDISDTSGIELDDIKGDVELNNVFFRYPARPEQLILNGLSLQVPSGTTMAIVGESGSGKSTLISLVERFYDPQAGEVLIDGINIKSLKLKWIRGKISLVSQEPLLFMTSIKDNITYGKEDATLEEIKRAAELANAANFIEKLPNAYETMVGQSGAQLSGGQKQRIAIARAILRSPKVLLLDEATSALDVESERVVQEALNRIMVGITTLIVAHRLSTVRNADCIAVVHQGKVVEQGAHDQLIKDPDGAYCQLIQLQQVHTEGMHEVPYSSGSRLKSRSLSLEQSMRDSPRNRRQHSVKPLGLSGSDDLHGSADTSRQEHKEFGDSEAPKKAPIGRLFNLNKPEAPILLLAVIAAFVHGLLFPLFSIMMSGGIRTFYYPAHKLRKDSTFWALLCLLLAIISLIAIQLEFFLFGMAGGKLVERVRAFSFQSIMHQEVAWFDDPSNSSGALGARLFIDALNIRRLVGDNLAILVQCTITLISGFAIAFASDWKLTLIVICVIPFLGLQNYIQVKFLNSFTEDAKVMYEDASQVVAEAVGSIRTVASFCAEKRVITMYSKKCQATMKQGIRSGMVGGLGFSFSNLMLYLTYALCFYVGALFVHDGKSTFKDVFRVRCTHLTCEVVLFSDLTNGPGCLQVYFALVFTAFGISQTSAMASDSTKAQESTTSILAVIDRRSKIDPTSDEGIKLEKVDGNIDFNHVSFKYPSRPDVQVFSDFTLGIPSGKTTALVGESGSGKSTVIALLERFYDPDSGTISLDGTELKNLTLSWLRDQMGLVSQEPVLFNDTIRANIAYGKRGEATEEEIITVAKAANAHEFISSLPQGYNTNVGERGTQLSGGQKQRVAIARAILKDPRVLLLDEATSALDAESERIVQDALDKVMVSRTTIVVAHRLSTIKGADTIAVIKDGSVAEKGKHESLMGIKGGVYASLVELHSKASAS, encoded by the exons ATGGGTGACGAGGCGATGAGAGacagaggagaggaggaagagacggAGGGGATGGAGAGGAAGGATGCGGGCGCGACCAAGAAGGTGGCCTTCTTCGGCATGTTCAGGTACGCCAGGCGCGCCGACGTTGCGCTGATGGGCGTGGGCACGGTGGCGGCAATGGTGAACGGCATGTCGGAGCCGCTCATGACGGTGCTCTTCGCCGCGGTCATCGAGTCCTTCGGCGGCAGCGACGACAGCGCCGTCCTCCACCGGGTCAGCAAG GTTGTTGTGTACTACATCTATTTGGGAATTGGGACGGCACTAGCTTCATTTCTCC AGGTGTCGTGCTGGACAATGGCTGGAGAAAGGCAGTCAGCACGCATCCGATCTCTCTACCTCGAAGCTGTTCTCAAGCAGGATGTTTCATTCTTTGATGTGGAGATGACAACTGGGGAAGCAATTTCTAGAATGTCTGCAGATACTGTACTGGTACAAGATGCTCTTGGAGAGAAG GTAGGCAAGTATGCACAGCTTTTGACAACCTTTGTTGGAGGTTTTGTCATCGGATTCATAAGAGGCTGGATGTTAGCTCTGGTTATGCTGGCATGCATACCACCAAGTATTCTCTCTTTTGCAACCGTCTCTCGACTACGTGCTCAAATATCTGCCAGGAGGCAAGCATCATATGACGACGCGGGCAATGTTGTCGAGCAGAGCATAAGAGCTATAAGAACG GTTGTCTCCTTCAATGGTGAGAAGAAAGCAGTTGCATTGTATAATGCTCTCATAAAAAAGGCGTACAAGGCTACTGTCTTGGAAGGGCTTGTCACTGGTCTTGGAATAGGCTGTATCTTTTGTGTTGTCTTCTGCAGTTACTCTCTAGCCTTTTGGTATGGCGCGAAGTTAATCATCAGCAAAGGATATACTGGAGGGCAGGTCATCAATGTTGTATTTGCAATTCTTACTGGATCAAT GGCTATAGGTAATGCATCACCATCGATTTCTGCTATTGCAGAAGGCCAATCTGCAGCACACAGGTTGTTTGAAATAATTAACAGAAAACCAAAGATTGACATCAGCGACACTTCTGGAATAGAATTAGATGATATCAAGGGCGACGTCGAACTGAACAATGTATTCTTTAGATACCCAGCAAGGCCTGAGCAATTGATACTTAATGGGTTGTCTCTACAAGTGCCTAGTGGTACTACCATGGCTATAGTTGGAGAGAGTGGAAGTGGAAAATCAACATTAATTAGTCTGGTAGAGAGATTCTACGACCCACAGGCTGGTGAAGTGCTGATAgatggaatcaacatcaagagttTGAAACTCAAGTGGATAAGAGGGAAGATCAGTCTTGTTAGTCAGGAACCATTACTTTTTATGACCTCCATCAAAGATAACATAACCTATGGTAAAGAGGATGCTACGCTTGAGGAGATCAAGAGAGCAGCTGAGCTGGCAAATGCAGCAAACTTCATCGAAAAGCTGCCTAAT GCATATGAGACAATGGTTGGTCAGAGTGGTGCTCAGCTTTCTGGAGGGCAGAAGCAACGGATTGCCATTGCAAGAGCGATCCTTAGAAGTCCAAAAGTCCTTCTGTTGGATGAAGCTACTAGTGCTTTGGATGTGGAGTCTGAGCGAGTAGTTCAAGAAGCACTAAATAGGATCATGGTAGGGATAACGACACTCATTGTTGCTCACCGTCTGAGTACAGTCAGGAATGCAGATTGCATAGCAGTGGTTCATCAAGGAAAGGTAGTTGAACAAG GTGCTCATGACCAGTTGATCAAGGATCCTGACGGAGCTTACTGTCAGCTTATTCAGTTACAACAGGTCCATACCGAAGGAATGCATGAGGTGCCATATTCATCAGGTTCAAGACTTAAAAGTAGAAGTTTATCTTTGGAACAATCTATGAGAGATTCTCCCAGGAATAGAAGACAGCACTCTGTAAAACCCCTTGGACTCTCTGGATCTGATGATTTGCACGGGTCTGCTGATACCAGCAGACAAGAGCACAAAGAATTTGGTGATAGTGAAGCTCCTAAGAAAGCACCAATTGGACGCCTTTTTAATCTTAATAAGCCAGAAGCACCAATTCTCCTATTAGCTGTTATAGCTGCTTTTGTGCATGGACTTCTTTTCCCATTATTCAGTATTATGATGTCTGGTGGTATAAGGACATTCTACTATCCAGCACACAAACTTCGAAAAGATTCTACATTTTGGGCATTGCTATGCCTTCTGTTGGCAATCATTTCTCTGATTGCAATCCAATTGGAATTTTTCTTATTTGGAATGGCCGGTGGGAAACTTGTAGAACGTGTCCGTGCTTTTTCTTTCCAGAGCATCATGCATCAAGAGGTTGCTTGGTTCGACGATCCTTCTAATTCCAG TGGTGCACTTGGTGCAAGGCTGTTTATTGATGCTTTGAACATCCGACGCCTTGTAGGAGATAACTTGGCCATACTAGTGCAGTGCACAATAACACTTATTTCTGGCTTCGCCATAGCATTTGCTTCTGACTGGAAGCTTACACTGATCGTCATATGTGTCATTCCTTTTCTGGGTTTACAGAATTATATTCAAGTAAAGTTCTTGAATAGTTTCACTGAAGATGCTAAG GTGATGTATGAAGATGCAAGTCAAGTTGTAGCCGAAGCAGTCGGCAGTATTCGAACTGTAGCATCTTTCTGCGCAGAGAAGAGAGTAATTACGATGTACAGCAAAAAATGCCAAGCTACAATGAAACAGGGAATTAGAAGTGGAATGGTTGGAGGCCTCGGATTCAGTTTCTCAAACTTAATGTTGTATCTCACATATGCTCTTTGTTTCTATGTTGGTGCATTGTTTGTACATGACGGCAAATCAACCTTTAAAGATGTTTTCAGAGTAAGATGCACGCATTTGACATGTGAGGTTGTTTTATTCAGTGACTTGACAAATGGGCCTGGTTGTTTGCAGGTTTATTTTGCTTTGGTTTTCACAGCTTTTGGAATTTCCCAAACAAGtgcaatggcatcagattcaacaaaAGCTCAAGAGTCCACAACATCCATACTAGCTGTCatagacaggaggtccaaaattgaCCCAACTAGTGATGAAGGCATAAAGCTAGAGAAAGTTGATGGCAACATAGATTTCAACCATGTGAGCTTCAAGTACCCATCCCGCCCAGATGTTCAAGTATTCAGTGACTTTACTCTGGGCATTCCCTCCGGAAAG ACTACTGCACTTGTTGGAGAGAGTGGCAGTGGCAAGTCCACAGTAATTGCTTTGCTAGAGCGATTCTATGATCCAGACTCTGGCACAATCTCACTAGATGGAACAGAACTCAAAAACTTAACACTGAGTTGGTTAAGAGACCAGATGGGGCTGGTAAGCCAAGAACCAGTGCTTTTCAATGACACGATTCGTGCCAACATAGCATATGGAAAGCGCGGAGAAGCAACTGAAGAAGAGATTATCACTGTCGCCAAGGCGGCCAACGCTCATGAGTTCATATCGAGCTTGCCTCAGGGATACAACACCAACGTCGGTGAGAGGGGAACACAACTATCTGGTGGGCAAAAACAACGGGTAGCTATTGCAAGGGCAATCTTGAAGGACCCTAGAGTACTTCTGCTAGACGAGGCAACAAGTGCCCTGGACGCTGAATCAGAGCGTATTGTTCAAGATGCATTGGACAAGGTGATGGTAAGCAGGACCACCATTGTTGTAGCACACCGTCTGTCCACGATCAAAGGGGCAGATACAATCGCAGTCATCAAAGATGGTTCGGTTGCCGAGAAGGGGAAGCATGAATCGCTCATGGGCATCAAGGGTGGAGTCTATGCATCGCTGGTCGAGCTACACTCAAAGGCGTCAGCGTCATAA